In Hydra vulgaris chromosome 06, alternate assembly HydraT2T_AEP, a genomic segment contains:
- the LOC100204742 gene encoding kynurenine 3-monooxygenase: MNEQKHVVIVGGGLVGSLEALFCAQRSYKVDVFEYRPDPRLQKYVAGKSINLALSERGRAALRSIGAEDYIVKTCIPMYARMMHSHNGKRTSISYGKNDQCILSVDRRKLNEHLITLAEKNTNISYHFQSKFVSSDFDQGKITFEKNGELSELYADLIVGCDGAYSAVRQHLLKTTRMNYSQFYIPHGYKEIEMLPNEHGEFAMEINYFHIWPRNEFMMIGLPNQDKSFTLTLFMPLDKFDCITSEQDIINFFEQEFPDSIPLIGRQKLIDDYKKNPVGDTICVKTYPYHYSDKVVILGDAAHATVPFYGQGMNCGFEDCLVLHEILDKTLDFKTGLEAYSKYRNPDAEALIDLSLYNYMELRAHVNSVWFTLRKKVDSFLQFLFPNTWIPLYSMVTFTRLRYHHVVERSKKQDMIVKWVVTGICVSALSVSMYYVAKVSIPYFH, from the exons aTGAATGAACAAAAACATGTTGTTATTGTTGGTGGTGGATTAGTTGGTTCATTAGAAGCATTATTTTGTGCTCAACGCTCATATAAAGTAGATGTTTTTGAATACCGTCCTGATCCAAGATTGCAGAAATATGTTGCTGGCAAAAGTATAAATTTAGCATTATCTGAAAGAGGTCGTGCTGCATTGCGTAGCATAGGTGCTGAagattatattgttaaaacctGTATACCCATGTACGCTAGGATGATGCACTCACACAATGGAAAACGCACATCAATTTCATATGGGAAAAATGATCAGTGTATTCTTTCAGTTGATCGAAGAAAACTAAATGAGCATCTAATCACTTTGGCTGagaaaaacacaaatataagctatcattttcaaagtaaatttgtttcttCAGATTTTGATCAAGGTAAGATAACATTTGAAAAGAATGGAGAGTTATCAGAACTTTATGCTGATTTAATTGTTGGTTGTGATGGTGCTTATTCTGCTGTTCgccaacatttattaaaaacaaccaGGATGAATTATTCTCAA ttttacattccTCATGGttataaagaaattgaaatgTTACCAAACGAACATGGTGAATTTGCAATGGAGATAAATTACTTTCACATTTGGCCACGTAATGAATTTATGATGATTGGTCTCCCTAATCAAGacaaatcatttactttaactttatttatgcCTCTAGATAAATTTGACTGCATAACATCTGAACAGgatatcataaatttttttgagcaaGAATTCCCAGATTCCATTCCTTTGATTGGAAGACAAAAGCTTAttgatgattataaaaaaaatcctgtTGGTGATACTATATGTGTTAAAACATATCCCTATCATTATTCAGACAAAGTTGTTATTCTTGGCGATGCTGCTCATGCTACAGTTCCTTTTTATGGACAGGGGATGAATTGCGGTTTTGAAGATTGTCTTGTTTTACATGAAATTCTTGATAAAACCTTGGATTTTAAAACAGGTTTAGAAGCATATTCAAAGTATCGCAATCCTGATGCTGAAGCTTTGATTGATCTTTCACTTTATAACTACATGGAGCTCAGGGCACATGTTAATTCAGTTTGGTTTACTTTGCGCAAGAAAGTTGACAGTTTTCTTCAGTTTTTGTTTCCTAACACTTGGATACCTCTGTATAGTATGGTCACATTCACAAGGTTGCGTTATCATCATGTTGTTGAACGCAGTAAAAAACAAGACATGATAGTAAAATGGGTAGTTACTGGTATTTGTGTCTCAGCATTGTCGGTTTCAATGTATTATGTTGCCAAAGTTTCTATCCCTTACTTTCATTAA
- the LOC100208284 gene encoding crooked neck-like protein 1 isoform X2 — MDDEFDEADTKTRRLPKVAKVKNKAPAPVQITAEQLLREAKERQLEIVPPPPKQKISDPDELQDYRLRKRKFFEDNIRKNRTTVGNWLKYAAWEETQKEIQRARSIYERALEINHRNVTLWLKYAEMEMKHRQINHARNIWDRAVTILPRVNQFWYKYTYMEEMLGNIPNTRQVFERWMEWEPEEQAWLSYIKMELRYKEVNRARAVYEMFVMCHSNVKNWIRFARFEESQGNISNARIVYERAVEFYGDDNLNEQLFIAFARFEENQREFERVRTIYKYALDKISKNEAQELFKNYTTFEKRFGDRSGIEDVIVSKRKFQYEEEVKLNPTNYDAWFDYIRLVESDGDQETIREVYERAIANIPPVQEKKHWRRYIYLWIMYALFEELSVKDMDRTKLVYKAALEVIPHKKFTFAKIWLLYAYFEVRQKNLKAARLALGTSIGKCPKNKLFREYISLELQLREFDRCRKLYEKFLEFNPSNCTTWIKYAEMETILGDIDRARAIYELAVCQSLLDMPEVLWKAYIDFEIAQQEYDNTRQLFERLLKRTNHMKVWISYARFESTTGEDAAIEQARSIFKRGDKALKADNLKEERMMLLEAWKNFEYEHGTSASQMAIDKQMPRKVKKRRKVQTDDMSDAGWEEYYDYIFPDNDADQPNFKLLQMAKMWKNENISSDSESEEKEEFLPLPLMNIDKDHSFSDESDSE, encoded by the exons atggatGATGAGTTTGATGAAGCTGATACCAAAACTAGAAGACTTCCAAAGGTTGCTaag GTGAAAAACAAGGCTCCTGCACCAGTTCAAATTACAGCAGAGCAACTTCTTCGTGAAGCTAAAGAAAGACAACTAGAAATAGTTCCACCA CCTCCAAAGCAAAAAATTTCTGATCCAGATGAACTCCAAGATTATCGGTTAAGAAAAAGAAag TTTTTTGAGGATAACATCCGCAAAAACAGAACTACTGTTGGTAATTGGTTAAAGTATGCAGCATGGGAAGAAACCCAGAAAGAAATTCAAAG agCAAGGTCAATATACGAGAGAGCTTTGGAAATCAACCACAGAAATGTCACTCTTTGGTTGAAATATGCAGAGATGGAAATGaa ACACAGGCAAATAAATCATGCAAGGAACATTTGGGACAGAGCTGTGACGATATTGCCAAGAGTGAATCAGTTCtg GTATAAATATACCTACATGGAGGAAATGTTGGGAAATATTCCTAACACGCGCCAAGTGTTTGAAAGGTGGATGGAATGGGAGCCTGAAGAACAAGCATGGTTATCATATATTAAGATGGAATTGAGGTATAAAGAAGTAAACCGAGCACGTGCAGTGTATGAAATGTTTGTTATGTGTCATTCAAATGTTAAGAATTGGATTAGATTTGCGAGATTTGAGGAAAGTCAAGGCAACATTT ccAATGCACGGATTGTTTATGAGCGTGCTGTTGAATTTTATGGCGATGATAACCTAAATGAACAATTATTCATTGCTTTTGCAAGGTTTGAAGAAAATCAGCGCGAG tttgaaaGAGTTCGAACTATTTATAAGTATGCTTTGGATAAGATTTCTAAAAATGAAGCTCAG gagttattcaaaaattatacaacATTTGAAAAGAGGTTTGGTGACCGAAGTGGTATCGAAGATGTTATTGTGAGCAAAAGAAAGTTTCAATATGaagag GAAGTAAAGTTAAATCCTACAAATTATGATGCATGGTTTGATTATATCAGACTGGTTGAAAGTGATGGTGACCAAGAAACTATACGAGAAGTTTATGAGCGTGCAATTGCAAATATACCTCCGGTTCag gAAAAGAAGCATTGGAGGCGTTACATATATTTATGGATTATGTATGCCTTGTTTGAGGAGCTTTCTGTTAAA gaTATGGATCGCACTAAACTTGTATATAAAGCTGCTTTAGAAGTTATACCacataaaaag tttacatTTGCTAAAATATGGTTGTTATATGCCTACTTTGAAGTTCGTCAAAAGAATCTTAAAGCTGCAAGACTAGCATTG ggaACTAGTATTGGCAAATGTCCAAAGAATAAACTGTTTCGTGAGTACATCAGTCTTGAACTTCAG ttaCGTGAGTTTGACCGTTGTCGAAAATTGTATGAgaagtttttagaatttaatccTTCCAACTGCACAACATGGATTaaa taTGCGGAAATGGAAACTATACTTGGAGACATTGATCGCGCTCGAGCTATTTATGAGCTAGCAGTCTGTCAGTCGCTTTTAGATATGCCTGAA gtgctATGGAAAGCTTACATAGATTTTGAAATTGCTCAGCAAGAATATGACAATACTCGGCAACTTTTTGAAAGGCTATTGAAACGAACCAATCATATGAAG GTATGGATCAGCTATGCGCGATTCGAATCAACTACTGGTGAAGATGCAGCCATTGAACAAGCAag aagtATTTTTAAGCGTGGTGATAAAGCATTAAAAGCAGATAATCTCAAAGAAGAACGAATGATGTTGCTTGAGGCGTGGaaaaattttgaa tatgaACACGGAACCAGTGCGTCGCAGATGGCCATAGACAAACAGATGCCgcgaaaagttaaaaaaagaagaaaagttcAAACAGACGATATg tcGGACGCTGGATGGGAAGAGTATTACGATTACATTTTCCCAGACAATGACGCTGATCAACCTAATTTCAAATTGCTACAAATGGCAAAAATGTGGAAAAACGAAAATATATCTTCAGATAGTGAGAgtgaagaaaaagaagaatttcTACCTTTACCACTGATGAATATAGATAAAGATCATAGTTTTAGTGATGAAAGTGAttcagaataa
- the LOC136081784 gene encoding E3 SUMO-protein ligase ZBED1-like: MATGGAADVVALNPLVEKKGGKSHVWKYFGFAADDKGNIIDNQKPICKRCRRSFHSKGGNTSNLIKHLKDRHPDLKKEFKQLQAEEDHGTPPQTHKQVTVTEAFQWQQKYDKNSPEARKLNLAVAEFICIDKVPIYTVQKCGFQQMLHHFNPKYQLPSRNFFMYTEIPRMYNDTRDLIIQHLRDKSFYSCTTDLWTSRTADTFMSLTLQYITKSWELQSWCLGCCGLNTDHTA; encoded by the exons ATGGCGACCGGTGGTGCAGCTGATGTGGTAGCTCTAAATCCACTTGTTGAGAAAAAAGGAGGAAAGAGCCATGTGTGGAAATATTTTGGATTTGCGGCTGATGACAAGGGGAATATCATTGATAATCAAAAACCCATTTGCAAACGATGTCGCCGAAGTTTTCACTCAAAAGGAGGAAACACATCGAACTTAATAAAACACCTCAAAGACCGACACCCGGATCTGAAGAAAGAGTTCAAGCAG CTGCAAGCTGAGGAAGACCATGGAACACCCCCGCAAACTCATAAACAGGTAACAGTTACAGAAGCTTTTCAGTGGCaacaaaaatatgacaaaaactCACCTGAGGCAAGAAAGCTGAACCTAGCTGTTGCTGAATTCATATGTATTGATAAAGTGCCCATTTATACAGTTCAAAAATGTGGATTCCAACAAATGCTCCATCATTTCAACCCAAAATACCAGCTTCCAAGTCGAAACTTTTTTATGTACACTGAGATTCCCCGCATGTACAATGACACCAGAGACCTCATAATCCAGCATCTCAGAGACAAATCATTTTACAGCTGCACAACAGATCTTTGGACAAGTAGAACTGCAGACACTTTCATGTCTTTAACTCTGCAGTACATTACTAAATCATGGGAATTGCAATCCTGGTGTCTTGGCTGTTGTGGTCTCAACACAGACCACACTGCTTAA